From a single Solanum dulcamara chromosome 4, daSolDulc1.2, whole genome shotgun sequence genomic region:
- the LOC129884825 gene encoding RING-H2 finger protein ATL51, translated as MGSIGNTNPWAPYDSYKDCSQGICSVYCPQWCYFLLPPPPPDDDDASDDSATAFSPLIIAIIGILASAFLLVSYYTIITKYCRRRRSRNNAATELEANRNETPQNQWQLATAGLDESTIKAITVCKFNKGEGLVEDIECAVCLSEFQEDENLRLLPKCSHAFHLPCIDTWLKSHPNCPLCRANVVVSPSTTSIRPSLPPPLPSPMTINALQFQRQNDLILVMDHDHDHDHARVLHRDEVVVSLVCDDDDVSTKNNSGENSEFSGNNRIGNEFRRSTSLGAFSRQHLLVCNPVSINRSVSTGRFLFSGQNKGTDSVVFS; from the coding sequence atGGGATCTATTGGAAATACAAATCCATGGGCACCTTATGATAGTTATAAAGATTGTTCACAAGGGATTTGTAGTGTCTACTGTCCACAATGGTGTTACTTTCTTCtacctcctcctcctcctgatgatgatgatgcatcAGATGATTCTGCCACAGCTTTCTCCCCCCTCATCATAGCGATCATCGGTATCTTGGCAAGTGCTTTCCTTCTTGTTAGCTACTATACCATCATTACTAAGTATTGTAGGAGGAGGAGGAGCAGAAATAATGCAGCTACAGAGTTGGAAGCCAATCGAAACGAGACGCCTCAAAATCAGTGGCAACTCGCCACTGCTGGATTGGATGAATCTACCATCAAGGCTATCACAGTGTGCAAGTTCAATAAAGGTGAAGGATTGGTTGAGGACATTGAATGTGCTGTTTGTTTGAGTGAATTTCAAGAAGATGAGAATCTTAGGCTTTTGCCTAAATGTAGCCATGCTTTTCATCTCCCCTGTATTGATACTTGGTTGAAATCTCATCCAAATTGCCCTCTTTGTAGGGCTAATGTAGTTGTATCTCCTAGTACTACTAGTATTCGTCCGTCTTTGCCTCCTCCTCTTCCTTCTCCAATGACCATAAATGCTCTTCAATTTCAAAGACAAAATGACTTGATCTTGGTGATGGATCACGATCACGATCATGATCATGCACGCGTACTCCATCGCGATGAGGTTGTTGTTAGCCTTGTTTGTGACGATGATGATGTTTCAACAAAGAACAACTCAGGGGAGAATTCTGAATTCAGTGGAAATAACAGAATTGGAAATGAATTCAGAAGATCAACATCTTTAGGTGCATTTTCAAGGCAACATCTTTTAGTGTGCAATCCTGTTTCAATAAACAGATCTGTCTCCACAGGAAGATTCCTATTCTCGGGACAGAATAAAGGCACGGACTCTGTTGTTTTTTCTTGA